The following nucleotide sequence is from Cellvibrio sp. PSBB006.
ACCGCTATGGACGTGAATAAAATCAGAATAGGTAAGATTTTTTTCATAGTCTTGTAGCGAAAATTCCTTTGTTATAGCTCTGTATATGGATTTTACAGACTAATTTTCCAGCACTAATCTCGCAAGTAACAATTCATACCTACCACTTTTCCGGCTGCTCGTCCTTAAGCGTCAATTCTTGCTCTACAGCCTTGATAATTGCCTTTTGTCCTTCTGTAGTGTCTTCGAGGCAGGCTGTTTTATTTAACATATCAAGTAGTTTTGTGACTTGATTCTTTCCGAAGTCCTTTTTGCTGGGTTTTAGTATATGCCGAACTTCATCAGCCATATTTAGTGCGCCTTGAAGCATATAAACAGAAGAAGAATACATTTCGATGGATCTGTTTCTTTTAACCGCGAATTCCTTTTCGAAGAGAGAAAGTATTTCTAATTTCGATTCTCTTGTTATGTCGCCGTGTTCCTTAGCCACAGCTACCACCAATAATGCTGCTGCGTCCATTGAGCTTGTTAGTGCATGCATAGGTTTTATACCAAGCTGCTTTTCCCATTTTCGACGACGCATCCAGGTAAATGGGTTGAATGCGTTAAGATTTACTCCAGAATTTTGCAAGCTATGCATGGCCCAAATCAAACCAGCTACTGCTGTTATCAATCCTATTAAAATGTGCATAAATTTTCCTATGTTGCTATAGCTTTAATATGGGGAAGTGGGCCTCAGCCGGATGACTGAAGTTTTGATTTACGAGTTGTGCGCGCCCGGTACGGTATGAGCTGGTACGACCCGAAGCCAGTCCTCGGTTACCTGATTATAGAACTCTAAATGTATACCACCTTTTTTTCGTTTATAGAAATAACTTTTTGCGACTTCATTTCTTCAACGATGAAAGCTATTTCTTGCTCTGTTAACGATTTTTGAAACAGAGAGTTTATAGTACTACTGAGCGTTTTTAACGTTCTGGGCTTTGATGCACCTCGTTGTGCAAGATTAGCCATAACGGCAGAAGCCTTTTCTGAGGGCGACTTTGAATTGGAAATTTTAATTAAAGGTATTTCGGAAATTGATTTTACCCTGGATGCAAGGATTTTCTTGCTTTTTAAATGCTGGATAAGCGGATCAAAACCTGAGTCTTTTGAAATTATGTGAAAATATGAATCCGGCTCTAGGGCTGCAATTTTCCCAATGTAGAACGCTATATGAAAGTCCAGGGCGTTACTGCCATTGCTGGAGATTTTTATATATTCGGCTTTATCCCCCATTTCCTGTAATGCGGATGCAACCTCGTAAGTAACTTTAGTTTGACTGGCTCCCACAAATACTAAAACATGGAAGTGATCAGCGTCTAAAGCCGCCATATAACTCGGCTGTACATTTTCATAATCTATCAAGACGTAATTTTTTCTCAAAACACATTCTCCATGTGTGATGGTGGGCTTACCTTCATGGGAATAATGCTCTCGCGTGGCTCCTTAATGAAGCGTGATGAAACGAAAGTTTAAGCCCGCGAAGCGGGCGAACGACACGCGTTACCTATTCAATTTCACTGCTCCACACGATATTTGATATCTCTGCGTTACGACTTAACACCGTTGCATAACGCCAGCAGCAAGCGCGCCGTTTTTCTGCGTCGCCTTGACCGCTTGTTAGCTGCGACGCCACAGGTACTTAACCCTATTCTCATTGAACTCAAATTGCTCGACAAAGGACAAAAAATTCTTGGAGTTGACGACAAATACTACGTGTTCCTTTGCGGATGGTAGCGCCCTCTCATTGTCTATTCCAAATG
It contains:
- a CDS encoding PIN domain-containing protein, translating into MRKNYVLIDYENVQPSYMAALDADHFHVLVFVGASQTKVTYEVASALQEMGDKAEYIKISSNGSNALDFHIAFYIGKIAALEPDSYFHIISKDSGFDPLIQHLKSKKILASRVKSISEIPLIKISNSKSPSEKASAVMANLAQRGASKPRTLKTLSSTINSLFQKSLTEQEIAFIVEEMKSQKVISINEKKVVYI